The following proteins are encoded in a genomic region of Glycine soja cultivar W05 chromosome 17, ASM419377v2, whole genome shotgun sequence:
- the LOC114393050 gene encoding uncharacterized protein LOC114393050 isoform X3 translates to MKNNFRLIRTEKTRMSSPTQGIRETESTMAPEWTDEKHSMYIKSIEASFVNQLYDSKQMKTSYDPATTSGQFKVLRGGCWQKINFERVNPQTSRINQCHDLTENPWIQHYRSSSKQRSIAVSSLQESVTTTSKVVDLGQRKGVPSGSGHLHLCESRVCHKDMLYSDTEMSDQNFVDEEVKGKKQNKKSKVKRQRSLISDAQDNDQC, encoded by the exons atgaaGAACAATTTCAGATTAATTAGAACAGAAAAAACTCGAATGAGTTCACCCACACAG GGCATTAGGGAGACAGAATCCACAATGGCTCCAGAGTGGACAGACGAGAAACACAGCATGTATATCAAGTCTATAGAAGCATCTTTCGTTAATCAGTTATATGATTCTAAGCAAATGAAAACTTCATATGACCCTGCTACCACTTCCGGCCAG TTCAAGGTACTACGTGGTGGCTGTTGgcaaaaaatcaattttgagaGAGTGAATCCGCAAACGAGTAGGATTAACCAGTGTCATGACTTGACGGAAAATCCATGGATTCAGCACTACCGATCTTCAAGCAAACAGAGAAGCATAGCAGTTTCATCCCTTCAAGAAAGTGTTACTACCACAAGTAAAGTTGTTGATTTAGGCCAAAGGAAAGGAGTTCCCTCTGGATCAGGACATCTTCATTTGTGTGAATCTCGAGTCTGCCATAAAGATATGCTTTATAGTGATACAG AGATGTCAGACCAGAACTTTGTTGATGAAGAAGTGAAAggcaaaaagcaaaataaaaagagCAAGGTGAAACGACAGAGATCTTTGATAAGTGATGCTCAAGACAATGATCag TGCTAG
- the LOC114393050 gene encoding uncharacterized protein LOC114393050 isoform X2, translating into MKNNFRLIRTEKTRMSSPTQGIRETESTMAPEWTDEKHSMYIKSIEASFVNQLYDSKQMKTSYDPATTSGQFKVLRGGCWQKINFERVNPQTSRINQCHDLTENPWIQHYRSSSKQRSIAVSSLQESVTTTSKVVDLGQRKGVPSGSGHLHLCESRVCHKDMLYSDTEMSDQNFVDEEVKGKKQNKKSKVKRQRSLISDAQDNDQGTK; encoded by the exons atgaaGAACAATTTCAGATTAATTAGAACAGAAAAAACTCGAATGAGTTCACCCACACAG GGCATTAGGGAGACAGAATCCACAATGGCTCCAGAGTGGACAGACGAGAAACACAGCATGTATATCAAGTCTATAGAAGCATCTTTCGTTAATCAGTTATATGATTCTAAGCAAATGAAAACTTCATATGACCCTGCTACCACTTCCGGCCAG TTCAAGGTACTACGTGGTGGCTGTTGgcaaaaaatcaattttgagaGAGTGAATCCGCAAACGAGTAGGATTAACCAGTGTCATGACTTGACGGAAAATCCATGGATTCAGCACTACCGATCTTCAAGCAAACAGAGAAGCATAGCAGTTTCATCCCTTCAAGAAAGTGTTACTACCACAAGTAAAGTTGTTGATTTAGGCCAAAGGAAAGGAGTTCCCTCTGGATCAGGACATCTTCATTTGTGTGAATCTCGAGTCTGCCATAAAGATATGCTTTATAGTGATACAG AGATGTCAGACCAGAACTTTGTTGATGAAGAAGTGAAAggcaaaaagcaaaataaaaagagCAAGGTGAAACGACAGAGATCTTTGATAAGTGATGCTCAAGACAATGATCag GGAACAAAATAG
- the LOC114393934 gene encoding THO complex subunit 5B-like produces the protein MEDGDTTEEAVVVPVSNGDEQSFSHSSSRQRDSEEDSPHETLRNTKASIENIVAEILSLKNQAKPKPLLTLRLRELLTQTFLHFVTLRQANRSILLEEERARTETERAKVPLELTTQKLQNLSYEKSQFVKAIKVCNDFKSKYPDIEVVSEEEFFRGAPQDMKDSVLSNHSEHNLVLKRLNFELFQRKELCKLHDKLEQKRKTLLDTIANRKKFLSSLPSHLKSLKKASLPVQNQLGVQHTKKLKRHHTAELLPPPLYVIYSQLLAQKEAFGESIDVEIIGSVKDAQAFSHHLAHKDTGISTTVESPKLENNEPDEDGQRQSKRPRRFQGKESLDQAGIFQIHPLTVNLHVYDDEVTDLESAKLISLKFEYLMQLNIICVGNEASNIGSENDILSDLFPDDTGLELPHQSAKLCVGNAIMFNGDRTARPYKWAQHLAGIDFLPEVAPLLLASRETSDSGEAAKGEDFITSLSQYRQQNRLQTVLQKIRSRIKAQLALQ, from the exons ATGGAAGACGGCGATACGACGGAGGAGGCGGTTGTCGTTCCGGTCTCAAACGGCGACGAGCAATCGTTTTCTCATTCTTCCTCACGGCAACGCGATTCGGAGGAGGATTCTCCGCACGAAACGTTGCGTAACACAAAAGCTTCAATAGAGAACATCGTAGCCGAGATTCTCTCTCTGAAGAACCAGGCAAAACCCAAACCACTCCTCACTCTCCGACTCCGAGAGCTCCTCACTCAAACGTTCCTCCACTTCGTCACTCTCCGCCAG gcaAATCGCTCGATCTTGCTGGAGGAGGAGCGCGCAAGAACGGAAACGGAGCGTGCGAAGGTGCCTCTGGAACTCACCACACAGAAGCTTCAGAACCTGAGTTATGAGAAGAGTCAATTCGTGAAAGCGATAAAGGTGTGTAACGATTTCAAGTCGAAGTATCCTGATATTGAAGTGGTGTCGGAGGAAGAGTTTTTTCGCGGCGCGCCGCAGGATATGAAGGATTCCGTTTTGTCCAATCACAGTGAGCATAATCTCGTGCTTAAGAGGCTCAATTTCGAGCTCTTTCAG CGCAAAGAGCTTTGCAAACTTCATGACAAACtggaacagaaaaggaaaacccTTCTGGATACAATTGCAAACCGAAAGAAGTTCTTATCTAGCCTCCCTTCACATCTCAAGTCTCTTAAGAAAGCATCGTTGCCGGTGCAAAATCAACTAGGAGTTCAGCATACTAAGAAACTAAAGCGGCATCATACAGCAGAGTTGCTTCCACCACCTCTTTATGTGATTTACTCACAGTTGTTGGCTCAAAAGGAGGCGTTTGGAGAATCTATTGATGTGGAGATTATAGGAAGTGTCAAAGATGCTCAAGCTTTTTCCCACCATCTAGCTcacaaggacactg GCATTTCCACCACTGTGGAGAGTCCTAAATTGGAAAACAATGAACCTGATGAAGATGGTCAGAGACAGAGTAAAAGGCCAAGGAGGTTTCAAGGCAAGGAGAGCCTTGACCAGGCAGGAATATTTCAAATTCACCCACTTACTGTCAATCTCCATGTGTATGATGATGAGGTTACTGATCTTGAGTCTGCAAAACTCATTTCTCTAAAGTTTGAGTACTTGATGCAGTTGAATATTATATGTGTTGGAAACGAAGCATCTAATATTGGTTCTGAGAATGACATCTTAAGCGATTTATTCCCAGATGACACAGGTCTCGAGCTTCCTCACCAG TCAGCTAAGCTCTGTGTCGGGAATGCTATAATGTTCAATGGTGATAGAACTGCACGTCCTTACAAATGGGCACAGCACCTGGCGGGTATTGATTTCTTGCCTGAGGTGGCTCCCTTGCTGCTTGCTAGCCGTGAAACTTCAGACAGTGGTGAAGCTGCCAAAGGTGAAGACTTCATAACTAGTCTTTCACAATATCGCCAACAAAACCGATTACAGACAGTTCTGCAAAAAATTCGATCAAGGATAAAAGCTCAGTTGGCTCTTCAATAA
- the LOC114393050 gene encoding uncharacterized protein LOC114393050 isoform X1, producing the protein MKNNFRLIRTEKTRMSSPTQGIRETESTMAPEWTDEKHSMYIKSIEASFVNQLYDSKQMKTSYDPATTSGQFKVLRGGCWQKINFERVNPQTSRINQCHDLTENPWIQHYRSSSKQRSIAVSSLQESVTTTSKVVDLGQRKGVPSGSGHLHLCESRVCHKDMLYSDTEMSDQNFVDEEVKGKKQNKKSKVKRQRSLISDAQDNDQMVPNRKSSSGGDFTKNFVSAA; encoded by the exons atgaaGAACAATTTCAGATTAATTAGAACAGAAAAAACTCGAATGAGTTCACCCACACAG GGCATTAGGGAGACAGAATCCACAATGGCTCCAGAGTGGACAGACGAGAAACACAGCATGTATATCAAGTCTATAGAAGCATCTTTCGTTAATCAGTTATATGATTCTAAGCAAATGAAAACTTCATATGACCCTGCTACCACTTCCGGCCAG TTCAAGGTACTACGTGGTGGCTGTTGgcaaaaaatcaattttgagaGAGTGAATCCGCAAACGAGTAGGATTAACCAGTGTCATGACTTGACGGAAAATCCATGGATTCAGCACTACCGATCTTCAAGCAAACAGAGAAGCATAGCAGTTTCATCCCTTCAAGAAAGTGTTACTACCACAAGTAAAGTTGTTGATTTAGGCCAAAGGAAAGGAGTTCCCTCTGGATCAGGACATCTTCATTTGTGTGAATCTCGAGTCTGCCATAAAGATATGCTTTATAGTGATACAG AGATGTCAGACCAGAACTTTGTTGATGAAGAAGTGAAAggcaaaaagcaaaataaaaagagCAAGGTGAAACGACAGAGATCTTTGATAAGTGATGCTCAAGACAATGATCag ATGGTCCCCAACAGAAAATCATCTTCTGGTGGAGATTTTACCAAGAATTTTGTTTCTGCTGCTTAG
- the LOC114391758 gene encoding glutamate receptor 3.5-like, whose translation MEEGSEWIITDDVATHLDSLDSSIMFNMQGIMGCKTNFMETSETFKRFKFVFGRKFGLEYPEEENSQLPSYKELAYWSLRYDFSENLVEHVVVNTTTTISVGSARVLLGSVDWPGGLKTVPKGWAYNSTEGRPLKIGVPAIDPCPQFVNVSHDKRLNETQFTGFSINVFESVVKRRPYHLPFVFVPFYGSYDQIVEQVNNKDLDAAVGDIQVVEHRYAFAEFSHPYVESGIAMVVKVKADRSKETWMFMDAFTKEMWMLMAVMHLFIAFVIWFIEGENNSELKSLRAILWFSVTTLFFVHREPVKSNLARAVLAPWLFAILIVTSSFTASLSSMMTVSHLEPSVPDIQTLLGTNAIIGCNKNTFLVHYLVDELKFNPEI comes from the exons ATGGAAGAAGGGTCGGAGTGGATCATCACTGATGATGTAGCTACTCATCTTGATTCATTGGATTCTTCTATCATGTTTAACATGCAAGGTATTATGGGGTGCAAAACCAACTTCATGGAAACGAGTGAAACGTTCAAACGTTTCAAATTTGTGTTTGGGAGGAAGTTCGGATTGGAATACCCTGAAGAGGAAAACTCCCAGTTACCAA GTTACAAAGAGTTAGCATATTGGTCATTGAGGTATGATTTCAGTGAGAACCTTGTTGAGCATGTGGTGGtgaacacaacaacaacaattagtGTTGGTTCTGCTAGAGTGCTTTTAGGTTCTGTGGATTGGCCTGGTGGGTTGAAAACAGTTCCAAAAGGTTGGGCTTACAATAGCACTGAAGGAAGGCCTTTGAAAATTGGGGTTCCAGCAATTGATCCATGCCCTCAGTTTGTGAATGTGAGTCATGATAAGAGACTGAATGAAACCCAATTCACAGGTTTCTCTATCAATGTCTTTGAATCAGTTGTTAAGCGCCGGCCTTATCACCtgccttttgtttttgttccatTCTATGGCTCTTATGATCAAATAGTTGAACAAGTGAACAATAAG GACCTTGATGCTGCTGTTGGAGATATTCAAGTGGTGGAACATAGATATGCATTTGCGGAATTCTCTCATCCGTATGTTGAATCTGGTATAGCCATGGTGGTGAAAGTAAAGGCAGATAGATCCAAAGAAACCTGGATGTTCATGGACGCTTTTACAAAAGAAATGTGGATGTTGATGGCGGTGATGCACCTGTTCATAGCATTTGTAATATGGTTCATTGAAGGTGAAAACAATTCAGAGTTGAAGAGTCTTCGGGCCATTCTCTGGTTTTCTGTCACCACATTATTCTTTGTACACA GAGAACCTGTGAAGAGCAACTTGGCTCGAGCTGTGCTAGCACCTTGGTTATTTGCTATTCTCATAGTGACTTCAAGTTTTACTGCGAGTCTTTCATCCATGATGACAGTGTCCCATCTTGAACCATCTGTGCCAGATATACAAACACTGCTGGGGACAAACGCAATCATAGGCTGCAACAAGAACACTTTTTTGGTCCATTACTTAGTTGATGAACTCAAATTCAACCCTGAGATTTGA
- the LOC114393049 gene encoding serine/threonine-protein kinase tricorner-like, producing MDGYDGTVRLGAINLKHDRAADFDSATAAPDVSVSSPVTRQKAAAAKQFIENHYKNYLQGLQDRKDRRRALQRKVQESQVSAEEQEEMMRNLERRETEYMRLQRRKIGIDDFEQLTVIGKGAFGEVRLCRAKDTGEIFAMKKLKKSEMLSRGQVEHVRSERNLLAEVDSRCIVKLHYSFQDSDFLYLIMEYLPGGDIMTLLMREDILSEDVARFYIAESILAIHSIHQHNYVHRDIKPDNLILDKNGHLKLSDFGLCKPLDDKYSSILLENDDLTSQESTSETEGYSVSPWLMPKEQLQQWKRNRRALAYSTVGTLDYMAPEVLLKKGYGIECDWWSLGAIMYEMLIGYPPFCSDDPRMACRKIVNWKTCLKFPDEPKISAEAKDLICRLLCDVDSRLGTRGIEEIKAHPWFKGVQWDMLYESEAAYKPTVTGDLDTQNFEKFPEVDGPPSVTATVGPWRKMLTSKDNNFIGYTFKKSDILKSLESSDADIRVNGSSKTPSLITLLGRIDLQDTIIPESEQKPEA from the exons ATGGACGGTTACGACGGCACCGTCAGGCTCGGTGCCATCAACCTCAAGCACGATCGCGCCGCCGATTTCGACTCCGCCACCGCCGCCCCCGACGTCTCCGTCTCCTCTCCGGTCACGCGCCAGAAAGCCGCTGCCGCCAAACAATTCATCGAGAATCACTATAAAAACTATCTCCAAGGATTGCAGGATCGCAAAGACAG ACGCAGAGCACTTCAGAGGAAAGTGCAAGAATCTCAGGTATCGGCTGAGGAGCAGGAGGAAATGATGAGGAACTTGGAGCGCCGAGAAACTGAGTACATGAGGCTTCAGAGACGTAAAATTGGAATCGATGACTTTGAGCAGTTAACTGTAATTGGGAAAGGTGCTTTCGGTGAG GTGAGGTTATGTCGTGCAAAAGATACAGGAGAGATTTTTGCCATGAAGAAATTGAAGAAGTCGGAGATGCTTAGTCGCGGACAG GTGGAACATGTTCGATCTGAGAGGAACTTGCTGGCAGAGGTTGATAGCAGATGCATAGTCAAACTTCATTATTCATTCCAAGATTCTGATTTCCTCTATCTCATCATGGAATATTTACCTGGTGGTGACATTATGACATTGTTAATGAGGGAAGATATTCTTTCTGAAGATGTTGCTCGCTTCTACATTGCTGAAAGCATTCTTGCTATTCACTCAATACATCAACACAACTATGTACATAG GGATATTAAACCAGATAACCTGATACTAGATAAAAATGGCCATTTGAAGCTTTCAGACTTTGGCTTATGTAAGCCTCTTGATGATAAGTATTCATCAATTTTATTGGAAAATGATGATCTTACCAGTCAAGAATCCACTAGTGAAACTGAAGGATATTCTGTCTCTCCTTGGTTGATGCCAAAGGAACAATTACAGCAGTGGAAACGTAATCGACGTGCATTG GCATATTCAACTGTTGGAACTCTTGATTACATGGCACCTGAAGTTTTGCTCAAGAAGGGCTATGGAATAGAATGTGATTGGTGGTCTCTTGGGGCGATCATGTATGAGATGCTTATTGGGTATCCTCCATTTTGTTCCGACGATCCAAGGATGGCCTGCCGTAAG ATTGTTAACTGGAAAACGTGCCTGAAATTCCCGGACGAACCCAAGATATCAGCTGAAGCAAAGGATCTGATCTGTCGCTTACTATGTGATGTTGACTCAAGACTAGGAACCAGAGGAATCGAAGAAATAAAG GCTCATCCATGGTTCAAGGGTGTTCAGTGGGACATGCTTTATGAATCAGAAGCAGCATATAAACCTACGGTCACTGGGGACTTGGATACTCAAAATTTTGAGAAGTTTCCTGAA GTCGATGGCCCACCATCTGTAACAGCAACTGTTGGACCTTGGCGGAAA ATGCTGACATCCAAAGATAACAATTTCATAGGATATACTTTTAAGAAGTCAGACATCCTTAAATCACTTGAAAGTTCAG ATGCAGATATCAGAGTAAACGGATCATCGAAAACCCCTTCCTTGATTACCTTGTTAG GTCGGATTGATTTGCAAGACACCATCATACCAGAAAGTGAGCAGAAGCCAGAAGCTTGA